CGTTTATATAAGATCTTGTAGTATGTGATTATGTGATGATATATATTTTAAACCAATAACATAACATAAAGAATTATAAGAAAAAGAGACTGAAAATGATTTTAAACCAATAACATAAAGAATTATAACAAAAAAAGAGACAGAAAACGAGAAAAGTACCCTCAAAGCTTTGTTACCCTCGAGCCCTTTAGCAAGCGAAGATGCCCCTAAAGCACCGCCATAATTTCCACTAATAAAATAACATAACAGGTGGTCATGACACAAATGTCGAGGAATGTAAAAATCCATGAAACATATTTGTGAGATGGTTAAACAAGATAATATCAGAAAAACTTGTACTCACTTTAGATACAAGCTTTGTAATGATTTGTTTTCAAGAAGTGCCTCAGCAAGACCTGAAAATCCCTGCCTCCAATACCAATAAAAAAAAGTAAGAATATGCAATTAACTTGTTGTTTaggtaataataaaaaataaaataaaaatgcatACAGAAAACAAAATTCATGCTTAGgtaataataagaaaaaaataaaaaggcgtACAGAATAGTCAATTAGATTGTTGTTTAGTTCAATTGTGCGCAACGTTGAGTTTTTCTTTAGCATCTCACCAATAGCCTTTGCCCCCTGTAACAAAGGAATACATCATAGCCTATTAACAATTAATCACACTATATATCAATTTTGAATATTTTTAAGATTTAGGATGGATATAAAAGGTAACCTCATCCCCTAGCCCAATACTATTTAGCTGGAGCTTCTGAATACCACTATTTTCCACCAGTATATCACATAAGATCTTCAAAAAACAACACCACATATTATTCAGTAATTACAGAGGTCCAAAAATTTTAACATTTTAACATTAAACAAAGATAAAAATTAACAGATGAACTGATCACATGCATACAAAACTGAAAGGCAGACAAGGAACTCCCAAGGTTGCAAAAATTGTTACTCGGGGAGACTTTATAGACTTTTCATACATTTATATAATAaagttcaaaattatatgtgttaatataaaagaaatccataaacataaacattaaaaaaaatgttaatataattGTCTAGAAACGTAAAAGAATCTTCATTTGTTCAAGACCTCACAGTCTAatttaaattcatattaaaattaaaatatcagATCCATGTTAAATTTGACCGATTGACTGACTAAATCGACTTTGACCAACTAAATCCGATTTTCACCCATTGACTGATGTTGACCAATTAATTATTCAGAATTTGAAAACCAAATTGGCCGGTTCCTAAAATGGAGTAATTGGGGAGTAGTCTGCATTAATCGGGTAGTTTTACAACATTGGGAACTCCTTACATAGATCGATTTTTAAGACATTTATTTGCAAGAATTAAATGACAGAAACAAAATTCAACTTATTGTGATTGCCTTAGAAATCCATGACAAAGCTTAGTTCAAACAACTTAGCTCACCTTAGCTCCTTCATCCCCAATAGTGTTTCCTGATAGGTTAAGAGTCTTAAGAAATATATTTGATTGAAGAATACCATCAAAGGCCTTAATTCCTTCTGCGGTTATTCCATTTGCAGCGAAATTTACATCTTCAACAACCTGAAAAATGAAAGGTAAAAAATTTAAATAGGACTAAAatgaaatgatgattttaatattgGACTGGCGTATGAATACTATTTTAcctatattaaattttaataagaAACTCTATTATAGGACACCTTGGATTACAAATTTAAGTTTCCTAGTTCACACATAGATCAGCTTAATCTTGATATATAGAATTTGAATCTGACAATTCATTGCAATTAAGTTTCCTAGTTCACACATAGATCATTATGACGTTCATAAGTCTAACCTGGTTATAAGCTAAGCTCTCTGCAAGGTAAAATAGTCCATCGTCTCCAAAGTTGCGACCTGCCAAAATTTTAATATTGAGAGCTTTATGAAATGTGACAATTAACATATGCAATTTAGTTACACTCTTACTGACGTATTATACAATGTGAATATGCTATTACCTGACATGTCAACAATATAGAACGCCCTGAGTTCTTTTGCAAAATCATTGAGTTTCTGTTTTGATTCCCTTTCGATCTTCACACCAAAATTAGGCAACAAATTTGTGTTTGCAGCGAAGGACCATTTTGCACCTTCAGTTGGTTTTTTGCCTGATGTTGGGGCTTTTGGCTGCTTGGGCATCATCAATTTCTCCACCAATTTCCACATAACTGAAAGCTGAAGACATAAATTAGTGAACAATTGAGAAGTTTCTATCTATAGCCTTCAACTTCCATAGAAAAACTAAATGTAGAAACAGAAAAAGGAATGTAAAAGCAAAGAATCCTTAAATATGAAGTTAAATTAGAAACAATGGTTGACACTAGTTTACCTGCTCGCAAGTATAAACAATTTTACAAACCTAATTCCATTTTGATGAGAACATAGTTGATACAGAACGATGGTTTTAGATAGGAAAACCGAAACGCGTAATTGGCAATTGTTAAATCCGAGTTTTCATATtaacataaaataaatataaagaaacacTATCTCACTATTCACTAAAGGTAGTTACATTTTCCATGATCCAATAAAGACttgtgataaataataataacacattAAACACATAAATATGATACAAATTACCAAATCTCAACAACATCATCGTCGAATATTTTTTACTATATCACAAATTACCAAATCATATAGCTCATCAAATCAAATGGAACATAAAAGCTCACTTAGTTGCAAAACCTAATTAGAGCATCTCCTAAACCTGCTAACAAAATCTATAAACCCTACCTATACAAATTAACAAAAAAGGTAAGTATAAAATAGATAGAAATAAAACATTTAAGTATCAATTAAAAAGCAATACCAAAAGTAACGACGATGAATGAGCCAACCGGAAGAACaaaagaaacaatctccttcaccGGAACGGAAGTTAACGGCGCAGTTTCCGATTGAGACTCCGTATACACTCTCCTACTTCTTCTTCCAGACGAAGCGTTCTTAATAGCGAAAGTTTTGAACTGAAAACGACGTCGCCCTGAACGGACGTAGTGCACCGTAGAAGTTGAAAAAAATGCACGCCGATGAAGTAGAACATAGCTGGAGCTGGTGGTTGGTTTTGATTGTGAGTAGATTGACAAAGTTGAAGCACAATCCATGGAGTGAGTGCGAGTGAATGAGTGTGTGAGATGAAAATTGGgggaaatagaaaaataaaaatggATAGAATTAAGTGAAGACGACGAGTATGAAGAAGAAATAAATACTGCTGTCTGATGTTTGGGCCTAACATTTTGGGCTTATCCATGTTTTAATAACTTTGGGCCCATTTGATTGTGTTGTATATTGTGTCTTAACGGAAAGGCATAATTAGCTCGAACACtctttttttattaatttattattacattatttaaaaaaaaaaaattacgtgaATACACTGCCACTTCGAACAAGAATTTGTTCTACAGGCAATCGTGTTCTAACATGTAAAAATGCACAGTGTTAGAACAACATACACTGTATTAGAACAAAATTTTGTTGGAACGCGTATTATAATAAGAGACACCGTAAATGCACTTTGTTCGAACAACATACACTATATTAGAACATAATGTTGTTCTAACATCTAAATTAATGACGAGTACCAGAAAAATGCATTGTGTTCGAACAACATAAATTGTATTAGAACAAAATGTTGTTTATAATCAAGTTCATTTTACTCTTCGGTAAGTCACTATGTTCAACCATGTAGTTTGTAATCACGTTCATTTTACTCAACGGTAAATTATTAGCTTTACACTATATTGTAAATTATTGTAAATTATAGTCTACATTGTgacaaaagaaaatatatataaccTATTTATAGCTTTAACCGTTAATAATATCTGTTTCATGACAtctttaaaagaaaataaaaaatccCACGTAATCAAATTACCAGTACAACCGGTAGCACATAAAATTTTGTAGACGGTATAAATACACTATTTGAAAGCTTATAACCTACAGTAAGATTATTTGGGGTATATAGACTACAATgagataaaaatgaaaatatataggcTATTTGTAGCTTTATTTCTTGTTTTTATGGCACATCTATAATCTATttgttcttgttattattatttctttaAATATTTTTCTTGTACACCAAATAGTTTGTTCTTATGCCACAAGTATCAATTCTAATTTTAACCCTCAATGAGAATTGAACACGTTTCACTTTGGTTTTCACATTAGCCGGCCGATATTGTTGTTATCGATCGCTACAAAGAAGGAACCATAGCTAGCCGGTTTAACCCTACACTGCATCAATTCAATACCTCTATATAAAACTTAACCATGACCATTTCGTTCATAGCAATTCCTTCCTCCAAGGTTAGCTAGCCCACATTATAAATCAGATACATATACGAGTATAAATGGCTGTAGCTACCGTATTTGTCGTCTACTTTTCAGCTATGTTAGTGGCTGCAATGGCCATGGACATGGACATGCCTGGAATGGCCCCAATGGATATGTGGATGGGGGCGCCTGCACCCACATCTGGAACCAACCTTATTTCCCCGTTGATGACACTCGTTGGAAGTTTTGTTGCGTTGTCTCTATCGTATCTCATGATCAAATGAAGGGTTTGATCGTATGTTATTAATTGATTATGTATGTTGCATGCTACTTATTAACTAGTGGTTGATTTTTGTTTCTGTTACtacttaaaattttattttatggAAGTGTTGTAATTTCTTACCttaataaattaatttttataaagcGAATAAGAATAATATTACTTTTTTTAACGACAAAAATTGGTATATTATAAATAAAACCACCTTGGTTAAAAGGAGCAAGAACCGACTCCCATTTAACCCATGCCATTTTTTTGGAAGTGTTGCTTCCCCAAAAAAAAAATCTTACCCGAATCGACTCAAGATCCTTGATCACCATTTTCGAACATTTAAATAAAGACATCCAATATATCCTCAAATTATCCATTACAGATTTCAAAAGTGTGAGCTTGCCACCCGATGAAATTAACGATGACTTCCATGTAGATAAACGAGATATATATTTCTCAATTAACTCAATCCAATTCGCTACTCTTTTCATATTAGTGACCATAGGTATTCCAAGGTACTTAGTATGGAAATTCCCGGACCTACAACCCGCATCAGTGGCAATGACGTCTACAATAGTTTGGTCAACACCTACTCCGAAAACATGTGACTTTGAAACATTTAACTTTAAACCCGAGACCAAAtggaaaacttcaagaacatgaagaATATGATCTAATTCGAAAGTGTTCCAATCGTACATAATAATAACGTCATCAGCATAAATAAAATGAGAAATATGAATGTCACTCAAACCCACTTTGACGCCACAGATGTAGCTTCCTTGCATTGCTTGATGGAGAGCCAAATGAAGACCTTCCATAACAATTAATAAAAAGAAAGGACTAAGCGGATCACCTTGTCGTAGGCCCCTTTATATCGGGAATTCACGAGTAGGACTTCCATTCACAAGTACTGAAGTTCTAGCCGAGGTTAAACATATCCAACTACACCAAATAGATCCAAATCCCAACGATTCTAACACAAAAATTAAATAACCCCAACTAACCGAATCGTAAGCTTTCTCAACGCGTGGGAATATATTGTTGAAACTTGCACATGTATTAACCACATCAAATTTATTTTTGAAAAAACCAAAAAAACTTGTTCTTAATAACAGAAGGATCGTCCACTCAAGAACCTTCAACCATAAGACCTTGAATAAGTTGTTGTTTTCTTTTATATGTTTTAGGAAAGTATGAAAAAACTTAGTGTTCTCATCGCCCTCCACATCCCATTTAATACGAGATTTTTGAAGAAGATCTAAGGAATTCAATTTAGAAAACTCTTCACGATCTTGAAACAACTTATTCCGTTCATTAATAATTTCCAATGAAGCATTTCCTGCATCAATCATAATATCCATCTCATCAATTTTTGTGACAATCTCCTTAAGTCTCTATTTTTCGGACTGTCTGACATTACAAATCCAGTCTTTGAGACGACCTTTCAATTATCTTAACTTGGAAACAATGTGAACAGAAGGGTCCATGTTAACATCGAGCTATGCATTTCGTACAAAATCACCGAAATCAGGTCTATCAAACGAAGATGAATAAACTCTAAACCACTTAGGACCAAAATCCCGTTTTTCTTGAAAAGATAAACATGTGAATGATCCAAATGACCACGAGGCATCACAATGCCTTTTAAATCATCTACGGCCGTCAGTACAATATTAGAAACAAAAAAAGGGTCAAGTTTACTTAGTTTGTCACCCGCTTTGTTTCTCCAAGTGAAATTGAGACCCCCCAAAGGTATCTCATGCAGCGAGCTATTCGTCACAAAATCATTAAACTGCTGGGCCCCTTGCAAATGGAAGTCTGACCCGCTTCTTTCACATTCGAATCTAACATAATTCAAATCACCAAAAAGTATATAATCACCACTATTATCAGCCATAAAAGCAGAAATTTTACTCCACAAAACAGCCTGATCATTTAAAGATTGGGGAGCGTAAACATTAACCATGTAAACTTCCAAATCCTCCCTAATCCATCGCCCCTTGAGTCCTTGACTATAACAAAATTATCGTCACATCAAATACGATCTTTAATAAAAGCGTTAGGATCCCACAGAGATATTATACCCCTGAAAAACCTCTAGATAAAGTTATAGCATAATCGAATTAAGAATTGCCCGAAATTGACATCAAACGAAACATTTGCAACCGAGACATTTTCGTTTCTTGAAGTCCCAAAATTTGAACATTAGATGACATACAAACTTCACGGGTCCACTGACGTTTCAAAAACTCTTTCGAACCGCAACTATTAAGTGAAATTATCTTCATCAGAATTAGAGGAGTTAGACACTAAAGTTGCTTCAAGAACAAAAGTCCAAGTACCAACTTCTTGTAGCATAACCTCGATATCCACCTCATTGATGTTAATGAATTCGTTAAAAACCACTCTTTTCTTAGAGTCTATAGCGATACATACCCCTCTAGAGGACACGGGAAGCTTGCAATTTTTTAAAAGAATATAAAACGGCCGAATAAAGAAGCAACCTTTTTAAACGCGTTAGTACCGCAAGCACATTTCAGCAATCCAGAAATCTCAATCCAGATGATACGTTCACCGAGAAAAAAAAACGAGATCAGAAGAAGAAGTGGCGACGCCGCAGGTTGTTGAAAATCGCCCGAAAAAGATGGAGTACAACTAATGAAGATGCATATGTGAATAATACTACTATAAGGCCACATGCAATGGTTCATGGTTTTAACACAACTTTTATCCGCCACATCAGTACAAACACTTTAACATTCCTTTCACATTGCTTTCACTAAACCCTCACTATCATACACACAatttcaaactttaaccaatttaaaattattaataaatacaatttaaaattatttaaccaattaaaatgtgTGTGCATATGATATTAAATGTGGGGCCTTTATTTCACAATTCCTTTTCTTCCGTTGCAGGAGTGGTTGGCGCCAACTTTAACCAACTACCCACAATCATTGTTAAACTTTAACAATTATTAACGTAGAATTTAACAAACTATTTCAAGTGGCCTAATAGAGAAACAGTCCATGTATGGGAAAGAATGAGGTTTATCATGCACTAACCCATGAAACTAGTATGGTACGATTGACCAATATGATTCACATCACGAGCTAATAGAACACGAAATAAACAGAAGCACCAGCAAAATCAAAATGCCATTTTAAACAACGGAAGTCCATTATTCACAAGCCACTTATACCAATCGATCGTCTTTTGTTTAAGTCTTCACAAAATCTAATTGTAGCTCTTTAGTGAATCTCGTTGAGAGCAACCGGAAGATTCCAACATTtgtttttgactttttgaaaaccTTTTGGTTATGATtgtgatgacccatcctaatccatccgaacgaagtccatatcgattataaacgattcacaacagttgattacatcgcgaggtacttgacctctatatgatacattttacaaacattgcattcgtttttgaaaagacaatctttcattacatcgaaagttgacggcgtgcataccattttataatatatctaactataattgacttaataataatcttgctgaactcaacgactcgaatgcaacgt
This window of the Rutidosis leptorrhynchoides isolate AG116_Rl617_1_P2 chromosome 7, CSIRO_AGI_Rlap_v1, whole genome shotgun sequence genome carries:
- the LOC139857515 gene encoding uncharacterized protein isoform X2, which codes for MDCASTLSIYSQSKPTTSSSYVLLHRRAFFSTSTVHYVRSGRRRFQFKTFAIKNASSGRRSRRVYTESQSETAPLTSVPVKEIVSFVLPVGSFIVVTFVMWKLVEKLMMPKQPKAPTSGKKPTEGAKWSFAANTNLLPNFGVKIERESKQKLNDFAKELRAFYIVDMSGRNFGDDGLFYLAESLAYNQVVEDVNFAANGITAEGIKAFDGILQSNIFLKTLNLSGNTIGDEGAKILCDILVENSGIQKLQLNSIGLGDEGAKAIGEMLKKNSTLRTIELNNNLIDYSGFSGLAEALLENKSLQSLYLNGNYGGALGASSLAKGLEGNKALREIFLHGNSIGDEGVRALITGLSKHKGKLTALDIGNNLITSKGAFHIAEYIKRSKSLLWLNIYMNDIKDEGAEKIAEALKENCSITNIDLGGNDIHAKGITAIAEVLKDNTVITALELGYNPMGPDGAKALSDVLKFHGNIKTLMLGWCKIGPKGAEFIADTLKYNNTISTLDLRANGLSDEGAKSLARSLKVVNEALVSLDLGYNEIRDEGAFSISQALKANEDVRLTSLNLASNFLTKLGQSALTDARDHVYEMTEQELSIGF
- the LOC139857515 gene encoding uncharacterized protein isoform X1, translated to MDCASTLSIYSQSKPTTSSSYVLLHRRAFFSTSTVHYVRSGRRRFQFKTFAIKNASSGRRSRRVYTESQSETAPLTSVPVKEIVSFVLPVGSFIVVTFVMWKLVEKLMMPKQPKAPTSGKKPTEGAKWSFAANTNLLPNFGVKIERESKQKLNDFAKELRAFYIVDMSGRNFGDDGLFYLAESLAYNQVVEDVNFAANGITAEGIKAFDGILQSNIFLKTLNLSGNTIGDEGAKILCDILVENSGIQKLQLNSIGLGDEGAKAIGEMLKKNSTLRTIELNNNLIDYSGFSGLAEALLENKSLQSLYLNGNYGGALGASSLAKGLEGNKALREIFLHGNSIGDEGVRALITGLSKHKGKLTALDIGNNLITSKGAFHIAEYIKRSKSLLWLNIYMNDIKDEGAEKIAEALKENCSITNIDLGGNDIHAKGITAIAEVLKDNTVITALELGYNPMGPDGAKALSDVLKFHGNIKTLMLGWCKIGPKGAEFIADTLKYNNTISTLDLRANGLSDELFVQGAKSLARSLKVVNEALVSLDLGYNEIRDEGAFSISQALKANEDVRLTSLNLASNFLTKLGQSALTDARDHVYEMTEQELSIGF